From a single Microbacterium terrisoli genomic region:
- a CDS encoding DUF2809 domain-containing protein — protein sequence MSDSALPNGKARRGAGLVLLVTAIAAGLGIHYGTPGGTFSDIAGDVLYAVAAYAVVTVLAPRGKVLLVAAGAGAWCVAIELFQLTGIPLRLGAAFAPFMLVLGTVFDPRDIVVYAVTVAVVAVLDAAAHALASRRRVRD from the coding sequence GTGAGCGACAGCGCTCTGCCCAACGGCAAGGCTCGTCGTGGGGCCGGGCTGGTGCTGCTCGTCACGGCGATCGCGGCGGGCCTCGGCATCCACTACGGGACGCCCGGAGGCACGTTCTCTGACATCGCGGGCGACGTGCTGTACGCCGTCGCGGCGTATGCCGTGGTGACGGTGCTGGCGCCGCGCGGGAAGGTGCTGCTGGTCGCCGCCGGCGCCGGCGCGTGGTGCGTGGCGATCGAGCTGTTTCAGCTGACGGGGATTCCGCTGCGGCTGGGTGCGGCGTTCGCGCCGTTCATGCTCGTGCTGGGGACCGTGTTCGATCCGCGCGACATCGTCGTCTACGCGGTCACGGTGGCCGTGGTGGCGGTGCTGGATGCCGCGGCCCACGCGCTCGCTTCGCGTCGCCGCGTGCGGGATTGA
- a CDS encoding hemerythrin domain-containing protein gives MAGTEPAGTELADALTREHHAIDAGIEAYLAGLDAGGDPAPLRESMHALRRHIYLEESFLFPPLKPTMMMALFVMLREHGELWRSMDAIEASLDSAADAASLRTACQELLTLLDSHNQKEEPVVYPRADADLSDEARAQLAEFLDAGTFPEGWTCEKA, from the coding sequence ATGGCCGGCACGGAGCCGGCCGGGACGGAGCTGGCTGACGCGCTCACCCGCGAACACCATGCGATCGACGCCGGCATCGAGGCCTATCTCGCCGGCCTGGATGCCGGCGGCGACCCCGCGCCGCTCCGTGAGTCGATGCACGCGCTGCGCCGGCACATCTATCTCGAAGAGTCGTTCCTGTTCCCGCCGCTGAAGCCGACCATGATGATGGCGTTGTTCGTCATGCTGCGCGAACACGGCGAACTGTGGCGCTCGATGGATGCGATCGAAGCATCGCTGGATTCTGCGGCGGATGCGGCATCCCTGCGCACCGCATGTCAAGAACTTCTGACCCTGCTCGACAGCCACAACCAGAAGGAGGAGCCCGTGGTCTACCCGCGGGCGGATGCCGATCTGTCGGACGAGGCGCGCGCACAGCTCGCCGAGTTCCTCGACGCCGGCACGTTCCCCGAGGGATGGACCTGCGAGAAGGCCTGA
- a CDS encoding GntR family transcriptional regulator, whose protein sequence is MAQFEDAVDRLRRGILDGRYPPGAKLSAASVAEALGMSRTPVREAFRILSKEGLVEFSSNRGARVAILDSSELESIFETRVALEGTACRIAADHVTLADLAELQALAEEILQLTTADGAGNIALIEQVNTRFHARIAEIAGSGALSAAMSGTVHAAILTRTRQAYEPEARLRSAHHHIEIVAALRAGDGQWAQAVMTSHLLAARFALLGARRVPTDSAD, encoded by the coding sequence ATGGCTCAGTTCGAGGATGCTGTCGACCGCCTGCGACGGGGGATCCTCGACGGTCGGTATCCACCGGGGGCCAAGCTGTCGGCGGCCAGCGTGGCCGAGGCACTCGGCATGTCGCGCACCCCGGTGCGCGAGGCGTTCCGCATCCTCTCGAAGGAGGGGCTGGTCGAGTTCTCGTCGAACCGTGGCGCGCGGGTGGCGATCCTCGACTCCAGCGAACTGGAGTCGATCTTCGAGACTCGCGTGGCGCTGGAGGGCACAGCGTGCCGGATCGCGGCCGACCACGTCACTCTGGCCGATCTGGCCGAACTGCAGGCGCTGGCCGAAGAGATCCTGCAGCTGACCACCGCCGACGGGGCGGGCAACATCGCGCTCATCGAGCAGGTCAACACCCGCTTCCATGCGCGCATCGCCGAGATCGCGGGCAGCGGCGCGCTGTCTGCGGCCATGTCGGGGACCGTGCACGCGGCGATCCTCACGCGCACGCGCCAGGCCTATGAGCCGGAGGCCCGACTGCGCAGCGCGCACCATCACATCGAGATCGTCGCCGCGCTGCGCGCCGGAGACGGCCAGTGGGCACAGGCCGTGATGACCAGTCACCTGCTGGCGGCGCGATTCGCGCTGCTGGGCGCCCGACGGGTGCCGACTGACAGCGCGGACTGA
- a CDS encoding MFS transporter — MTDASAPQSSLLHHTGFSYFVIAFVARLPFAMMVVGVLTLAVSARQSLSLGGLTSAAVGLGTACFGPLLGAASDRFGQRAVLLIVGAANGIALALFAWIAYSPAPDAAMLACAFLIGATAPQVSPLSRSRLVTIIAEKMRGVRRDRVFNATMAYESAADETVFVIGPFVVGVLASFLAPWAPLVAAAVITVVFVSAFALHPTAPRRQTRSHDRPTGPVSQLFRPTLLVVVVGILGVGLFFGSTLTGLTAFMDERGVPEQAGVLYGVMGIGSAAFALGVAFFPARFALAWRWVAFGGVILAGTIALPFVSTIGQMAWALALIGIGVGPTLVTQYSFGAERSPVGRSATVMTILGSAVIVGQSIGAAVTGEVAQRAGAQASLILPAVSAGIVVLCAFANVVLSRRTSPTLLSTVPSARP, encoded by the coding sequence ATGACAGACGCCTCCGCGCCACAGTCCTCCCTTCTTCACCACACCGGCTTCTCGTATTTCGTCATCGCGTTCGTCGCGCGGCTGCCGTTCGCGATGATGGTCGTCGGTGTGCTGACCCTCGCCGTCTCGGCGCGCCAGTCGCTGTCGCTGGGCGGTCTGACCTCGGCTGCGGTCGGGCTGGGCACCGCGTGCTTCGGCCCGCTGCTGGGGGCGGCGTCCGACAGGTTCGGCCAGCGCGCAGTGCTGCTGATCGTGGGAGCTGCCAACGGCATCGCGCTGGCGCTGTTCGCGTGGATCGCCTACAGTCCGGCGCCGGATGCCGCGATGCTGGCGTGTGCGTTCCTCATCGGCGCGACGGCGCCTCAGGTCTCGCCGCTGTCGCGGTCGCGGCTGGTGACGATCATCGCCGAGAAGATGCGCGGTGTGCGCCGGGACCGCGTGTTCAACGCCACGATGGCCTACGAGTCCGCCGCCGATGAGACCGTGTTCGTGATCGGTCCGTTCGTGGTGGGCGTGCTGGCCTCGTTCCTGGCACCGTGGGCGCCGCTGGTGGCGGCGGCGGTGATCACGGTCGTGTTCGTCTCGGCGTTCGCGTTGCATCCGACTGCTCCACGCCGCCAGACCCGCTCGCACGATCGGCCGACCGGCCCGGTCTCGCAGCTGTTCAGACCGACTCTGCTGGTCGTCGTTGTGGGAATCCTCGGTGTCGGCCTGTTCTTCGGCTCGACCCTGACCGGCCTGACGGCGTTCATGGACGAGCGCGGCGTGCCCGAGCAGGCGGGTGTGCTCTACGGGGTGATGGGCATCGGCTCGGCGGCATTCGCCCTGGGCGTGGCGTTCTTCCCGGCGCGGTTCGCGCTGGCGTGGCGATGGGTCGCCTTCGGCGGGGTGATCCTGGCCGGCACGATCGCGCTTCCGTTCGTCTCGACGATCGGTCAGATGGCCTGGGCGCTGGCGCTGATCGGCATCGGCGTCGGTCCCACCCTGGTCACGCAGTACAGCTTCGGGGCCGAACGCAGCCCGGTCGGCCGCTCGGCGACGGTGATGACGATCCTGGGTTCGGCGGTGATCGTCGGGCAGTCGATCGGGGCCGCCGTGACCGGCGAGGTCGCCCAGCGCGCCGGCGCCCAGGCGTCGCTGATACTGCCGGCCGTGTCGGCGGGGATCGTGGTGCTGTGCGCCTTCGCGAACGTGGTGCTCTCACGACGCACCTCGCCGACACTGCTCTCGACGGTGCCGTCGGCCAGGCCGTGA
- a CDS encoding hydroxymethylglutaryl-CoA lyase — MKIVEVGPRDGLQNEDRALDAATRVRYIELILASGIDRVEAVSFARPDRVPQMAYAEEVMAAVPRPDGVRYSGLVMNPKGIERAIASSIDEANIVIVATDEFSRRNQGTTVRESLDRLPAMIDALGAAGIPTTVTIGAAFGCPFEGEVPVDRIGMIAAEIAALPIAELSLADTIGVGVPGDVRARVARVQSETDLPLRLHLHNTRNTGYANAVAGIEAGVQTLDASTGGIGGCPFAPAATGNIATEDLLYLAERSGWNPTVDRDRVIEATQFITQQLGVRPEALLGRAGGFP, encoded by the coding sequence ATGAAGATCGTCGAGGTGGGACCCCGAGACGGACTGCAGAACGAAGACCGCGCACTGGATGCCGCGACCCGCGTGCGCTACATCGAGCTGATCCTCGCCTCGGGCATCGACCGCGTCGAGGCGGTCAGCTTCGCCCGCCCCGACCGGGTGCCGCAGATGGCGTACGCCGAAGAGGTCATGGCCGCCGTTCCCCGCCCCGACGGCGTGCGCTACAGCGGGCTCGTCATGAATCCCAAGGGCATCGAGCGCGCGATCGCCAGCAGCATCGACGAGGCCAACATCGTGATCGTCGCCACCGACGAGTTCTCACGGCGCAACCAGGGCACCACGGTGCGCGAGTCGCTCGACCGGTTGCCGGCCATGATCGATGCGCTGGGCGCCGCCGGCATCCCCACCACTGTCACCATCGGCGCGGCGTTCGGCTGTCCGTTCGAGGGCGAAGTGCCCGTCGACCGCATCGGCATGATCGCCGCCGAGATCGCCGCACTGCCGATCGCCGAGCTCTCGCTGGCCGACACCATCGGCGTGGGCGTCCCCGGCGACGTGCGCGCCCGCGTGGCGCGCGTGCAGAGCGAGACCGATCTGCCGCTGCGACTGCACCTGCACAACACACGCAACACCGGCTACGCGAATGCCGTCGCCGGCATCGAAGCCGGGGTGCAGACGCTGGATGCCTCGACCGGCGGCATCGGCGGATGCCCGTTCGCGCCCGCCGCGACCGGCAACATCGCCACCGAAGACCTGCTCTATCTCGCCGAGCGCAGCGGCTGGAACCCCACCGTCGATCGTGATCGCGTGATCGAAGCGACCCAGTTCATCACGCAGCAGCTCGGCGTGCGTCCCGAAGCGCTGCTGGGACGTGCCGGCGGATTCCCCTGA
- a CDS encoding serine hydrolase domain-containing protein, with product MRAEHLDDAVHTAVSAGAPLVVAGVTGRDATTWQTADGAAPAGTDTVLAIYSMTKAFTATAALQCVEEGLIDLDAPARQYVPEIAALQVLETLDDEGRVRTRPPKRDITPRMLLLHTSGLAYDMFDKRYAILARERMRHPSSTPLWDSINTPLLHDPGQRWTYGTSMDWMGLIIAAVRGTRLEDVFAERIYGPCGMTSTSFDVSAAMRPRLATVYRRQRDGEIVPTKVTPPDVPELDMGGQGLFSTVPDLLALLRVWLGDGMGAHGRVLQPETVEWAVQAAPGVVVTPLPSAIPALTREADFFPGARKSWAYSFLRNEDDVAGGRRAGSLTWAGLANVFYWIDRTTGVAAIWASQLLPFFDPVAEQGVQAFERAVYA from the coding sequence ATGCGTGCAGAACACCTCGACGACGCCGTCCACACCGCTGTCTCGGCCGGAGCTCCGCTGGTGGTCGCCGGCGTGACGGGGCGGGATGCCACGACCTGGCAGACCGCGGACGGGGCAGCGCCGGCCGGCACCGACACCGTGCTGGCGATCTATTCGATGACGAAGGCATTCACCGCCACGGCGGCCCTGCAGTGCGTCGAGGAGGGCCTCATCGATCTCGACGCGCCGGCGCGGCAGTACGTTCCTGAGATCGCGGCGCTGCAGGTGCTCGAGACGCTCGACGACGAGGGTCGCGTGCGCACGCGGCCGCCGAAGCGCGACATCACGCCGCGCATGCTGCTGCTGCACACCTCGGGTCTGGCGTACGACATGTTCGACAAGCGCTATGCGATCCTGGCTCGCGAGCGGATGCGGCATCCCTCATCAACGCCCCTGTGGGACTCGATCAACACTCCCCTGCTGCACGACCCCGGTCAACGGTGGACCTACGGCACCTCGATGGACTGGATGGGGCTCATCATCGCCGCCGTGCGCGGCACGCGCCTCGAGGATGTCTTCGCCGAGCGGATCTATGGCCCGTGCGGCATGACATCGACGTCGTTCGACGTGTCGGCCGCGATGCGCCCCCGGCTGGCGACCGTGTACCGGCGCCAGCGCGACGGCGAGATCGTGCCGACGAAGGTGACGCCGCCGGACGTGCCCGAACTCGACATGGGCGGGCAGGGTCTGTTCTCGACCGTGCCCGACCTGCTGGCCCTGCTGCGGGTGTGGCTGGGCGACGGGATGGGCGCGCACGGCCGCGTGCTGCAGCCTGAGACGGTCGAGTGGGCGGTGCAGGCAGCGCCGGGCGTGGTGGTCACACCGCTGCCGTCGGCGATTCCCGCGCTGACCCGCGAGGCGGACTTCTTTCCGGGAGCGCGCAAGTCGTGGGCCTATTCGTTCCTGCGCAACGAGGACGACGTCGCCGGCGGACGCCGCGCGGGCTCGCTCACGTGGGCCGGCCTGGCGAACGTGTTCTATTGGATCGATCGGACCACGGGCGTCGCGGCGATCTGGGCCTCACAGCTGCTGCCGTTCTTCGATCCGGTCGCCGAGCAGGGAGTGCAGGCGTTCGAGCGGGCCGTGTACGCCTGA
- a CDS encoding HNH endonuclease signature motif containing protein, with the protein MEDVLRGLDEAVTALRSAWTGGALSAVAEDPSALSRAQLVQVTDALGALGRRLDTVRAQVAAEIAHESRPELGADSLAKQQGYRNAAALLGATTGVSAGDARRLISVGKAIQTRTSLTGEPLPPRHPHVAAGMHAGTLAQGAAALIVGMLERVAVRSSAEDRDAAEQLLATAAPGLSLDQLRKLVSQAEAYLDPDGVEPAERNRRNEEYLRMFERDGFLLLDGKIEVAHGAPLKAAIEAFVSFLFRNSRTDVTEGDDEPPAGAGTVQRLQAEALIHLAEHALGCDDDQPLNGATVVVRMDLDTLRDGTGLAQIDGIDTPASAAAARHVAASANVIPAVLNGDSEILDWGRMKRLFTPAQKLFLVERDGGCAMCNLPPGMTKAHHLNWWVRDHGNTNVDEGVLLCESCHHRIHDNGWEIRIDGHGTKARVWFIPPGTVDPTRTPRLGGRARFEYAA; encoded by the coding sequence ATGGAAGACGTACTGAGGGGACTCGACGAGGCGGTCACCGCGCTGCGCTCTGCGTGGACCGGCGGTGCGCTCTCCGCGGTGGCCGAAGACCCTTCCGCTCTGAGCCGGGCGCAGCTGGTCCAGGTGACCGACGCGTTGGGCGCGCTCGGTCGACGGCTCGATACCGTCCGTGCCCAGGTCGCCGCCGAAATCGCGCATGAGTCTCGGCCTGAGCTGGGCGCCGACTCGCTTGCGAAACAGCAGGGGTACCGCAATGCTGCCGCCCTGCTCGGGGCCACGACCGGCGTCAGTGCCGGCGACGCGCGCCGGCTGATCTCGGTCGGCAAGGCCATCCAGACCCGCACCAGCCTCACCGGTGAGCCGTTGCCGCCCCGGCACCCACACGTCGCGGCGGGCATGCACGCGGGCACACTCGCCCAGGGTGCGGCGGCCCTGATCGTCGGGATGCTCGAAAGAGTGGCCGTGCGCTCCTCAGCCGAGGACCGCGACGCCGCCGAACAGCTGCTGGCCACCGCGGCCCCGGGTCTGTCTCTTGACCAGCTGCGCAAACTCGTCTCACAGGCCGAGGCCTATCTCGACCCCGACGGCGTCGAGCCGGCCGAACGCAACCGCCGCAACGAGGAATACCTGCGCATGTTCGAACGCGACGGGTTCCTGCTGCTCGACGGCAAGATCGAGGTCGCCCACGGCGCGCCGCTGAAGGCGGCGATCGAGGCGTTCGTGTCGTTTCTGTTCCGCAACTCGCGCACCGATGTCACCGAGGGCGATGACGAGCCGCCCGCAGGCGCCGGCACCGTGCAGCGTCTGCAGGCCGAAGCGCTCATCCACCTCGCCGAGCACGCACTGGGCTGCGACGACGACCAGCCTCTGAACGGCGCGACCGTCGTGGTGCGCATGGACCTCGACACCCTGCGCGACGGCACCGGACTCGCACAGATCGACGGAATCGACACCCCCGCATCGGCGGCCGCTGCCCGGCACGTCGCGGCGTCGGCGAACGTCATCCCCGCCGTCCTCAACGGCGACAGCGAAATCCTCGACTGGGGGCGCATGAAGCGCCTGTTCACGCCCGCGCAGAAGCTGTTCCTCGTCGAACGCGACGGCGGGTGCGCAATGTGCAACCTGCCACCGGGCATGACCAAGGCACACCACCTGAACTGGTGGGTGCGAGACCACGGCAACACGAACGTCGACGAAGGCGTGCTGCTGTGCGAGTCCTGCCACCACCGCATCCACGACAACGGCTGGGAGATACGCATCGACGGCCACGGCACGAAGGCCAGAGTCTGGTTCATCCCACCGGGCACCGTCGATCCCACCCGCACACCCCGCCTCGGCGGACGCGCACGATTCGAGTACGCCGCGTGA
- a CDS encoding OsmC family peroxiredoxin, with protein MSIAVRNATTTWDGPLASGTGTIGSSSSGSLDNLEATWVSRTEAPGGKTSPEELVAAAHSSCFSMALALTLGEHKTPPQQLTVTAEVHLDAVDDVPTITTSNLTIRAKVPGVDAATFASIVDQAAKLCPVSRLITGAKISIDAALED; from the coding sequence ATGAGCATCGCCGTACGCAACGCCACGACCACGTGGGACGGACCCCTCGCCTCAGGCACCGGCACGATCGGGTCCAGCTCGAGCGGTTCGCTGGACAACCTCGAGGCCACCTGGGTCTCGCGCACCGAGGCACCCGGCGGCAAGACCAGCCCCGAAGAGCTGGTCGCCGCCGCACATTCTTCGTGCTTCTCGATGGCGCTGGCACTGACCCTCGGCGAGCACAAGACTCCCCCGCAGCAGCTGACCGTGACCGCCGAGGTGCACCTCGACGCGGTCGACGACGTGCCGACCATCACGACATCCAACCTCACCATCCGCGCCAAGGTGCCCGGTGTGGATGCCGCGACCTTCGCCTCGATCGTGGACCAGGCCGCCAAGCTGTGCCCCGTCTCCCGTCTGATCACCGGCGCGAAGATCTCCATCGACGCCGCGCTCGAGGACTGA
- a CDS encoding CaiB/BaiF CoA transferase family protein has protein sequence MAQDPDNAPAAQNDPGAQNDPRADIGDERAGMPLADVRVIEMGQLLAGPFCGQLLGDFGADVIKIEQPDVGDPLRDWGQAKAAGNSLWWPVVGRNKRTITLNLRSQDGQRLVRELVAHADVLLENFRPGTLERWGLGPEELWKINPRLVVTRVSGYGQTGPYSSRAGFGSIGEAMGGLRYVTGDPSTPPSRAGISIGDELAAVFACIGTLVALHHRDRTGVGQVVDSAIYEAVLGMMESLVTEWDVAGYVRERTGATLPGVAPSNVYPTRSGAMVLIAANQDSVFGRLAQLIGQPELAEDPRFCDHNARGARMEELDGIIATWTAQHETGELLESLHDAGIPAGLIYTAKDMLADPHFAAREAIISIDSPTLGRDLSMQSVFPRLSATPGRVRHVGRERGEDNEHVYAGLLKLTAAEIARLKAEGTI, from the coding sequence ATGGCGCAGGACCCCGACAACGCCCCAGCCGCACAGAACGACCCAGGTGCACAGAACGACCCACGTGCCGACATCGGCGACGAGCGTGCGGGCATGCCGCTGGCCGATGTGCGGGTGATCGAAATGGGTCAGTTGCTCGCCGGACCGTTCTGCGGCCAGCTTCTGGGCGATTTCGGCGCCGACGTCATCAAGATCGAGCAGCCCGATGTGGGCGATCCGTTGCGCGACTGGGGACAGGCCAAGGCAGCGGGCAACTCGCTGTGGTGGCCCGTGGTCGGCCGCAACAAGCGCACGATCACGCTGAACCTGCGCAGCCAAGACGGTCAGCGGCTCGTGCGAGAACTGGTGGCGCACGCCGATGTGCTGCTGGAGAACTTCCGCCCCGGAACGCTCGAGCGGTGGGGCCTCGGCCCCGAAGAGCTGTGGAAGATCAACCCGCGCCTGGTCGTCACGCGCGTCAGCGGGTACGGGCAGACCGGTCCGTATTCGTCGCGGGCGGGCTTCGGGTCGATCGGCGAGGCGATGGGCGGTCTGCGCTACGTGACCGGTGATCCCTCCACGCCCCCCTCTCGCGCGGGGATCTCGATCGGCGATGAGCTGGCGGCGGTGTTCGCCTGCATCGGCACCCTGGTCGCGCTGCACCATCGCGATCGCACCGGAGTCGGGCAGGTGGTGGACTCGGCCATCTACGAAGCGGTGCTGGGCATGATGGAGTCGCTGGTCACCGAATGGGATGTCGCGGGCTATGTGCGAGAGCGCACCGGGGCGACTCTGCCGGGCGTGGCCCCGAGCAACGTGTATCCGACGCGGTCGGGGGCGATGGTGCTGATCGCGGCGAACCAGGACTCGGTCTTCGGACGGCTGGCGCAGCTGATCGGCCAGCCCGAGCTCGCGGAGGATCCGCGGTTCTGCGATCACAACGCGCGGGGCGCACGCATGGAAGAGCTCGACGGCATCATCGCCACGTGGACCGCGCAGCACGAGACCGGTGAGCTGCTCGAATCGCTGCACGACGCCGGCATTCCCGCGGGGCTCATCTACACCGCCAAAGACATGCTGGCCGACCCGCATTTCGCCGCTCGTGAGGCGATCATCTCGATCGACTCGCCCACGCTCGGCCGCGACCTGTCGATGCAGAGCGTGTTTCCGCGCCTGTCGGCCACACCCGGGCGGGTGCGGCACGTGGGCCGGGAACGCGGCGAAGACAACGAGCACGTGTATGCCGGCCTGCTGAAGCTGACGGCGGCCGAGATCGCCCGACTGAAAGCCGAAGGAACGATATGA
- a CDS encoding aldo/keto reductase, translating into MLQHSLARTGRSVSAIGLGTWQLGADWGAVSEDDALAVLAASADQGVTLFDTADVYGDGRSESLIGRFLAERAGHDITVATKMGRRVDQVAENYTADNFRAWTDRSRRNLQVDTLDLVQLHCPPSAVIEDDATFDALDALVEDGAIAAYGVSVETCAQALEAIARPNVTNVQIIFNPFRLKPLDEVLPAAWAAGVAVFARVPLASGLLSGRYTAQTTFAPDDHRTFNRHGEAFDQGETFSGVDFETGIAAARELAAVLPEGVSLPAAALAWAASRAGVTTVIPGARSVAQASANAGAAALLESGSPLDLDAFDTAVHDVYDRMLRAEIHPRW; encoded by the coding sequence ATGCTTCAGCACTCTCTCGCCCGCACCGGGCGCTCGGTATCGGCCATCGGACTCGGCACATGGCAGCTCGGCGCTGATTGGGGCGCCGTCAGCGAGGATGACGCACTGGCCGTGCTCGCGGCATCCGCCGACCAGGGCGTGACGCTGTTCGACACCGCCGACGTCTACGGCGACGGCCGGTCGGAGTCACTGATCGGCCGGTTCTTGGCCGAGCGCGCAGGACACGACATCACCGTGGCGACCAAGATGGGGCGGCGCGTGGATCAGGTCGCCGAGAACTACACGGCGGACAACTTCCGCGCGTGGACCGATCGCAGCCGACGCAATCTGCAGGTCGACACTCTCGACCTGGTGCAGCTGCACTGCCCGCCGTCTGCGGTGATCGAGGACGATGCGACCTTCGACGCGCTCGACGCGCTGGTCGAGGACGGAGCCATCGCCGCCTACGGCGTCTCGGTGGAGACGTGCGCGCAGGCGCTCGAGGCGATCGCGCGCCCGAATGTGACGAACGTGCAGATCATCTTCAACCCGTTCCGGCTCAAGCCGCTGGACGAGGTGCTGCCGGCGGCATGGGCGGCCGGGGTCGCGGTCTTCGCACGCGTGCCGCTGGCGTCGGGGCTGCTCAGCGGCCGCTACACGGCGCAGACGACCTTCGCGCCGGATGATCATCGCACCTTCAACCGGCACGGCGAGGCGTTCGACCAGGGCGAGACGTTCTCGGGCGTGGACTTCGAGACCGGCATCGCTGCCGCGCGTGAGCTGGCGGCGGTGCTGCCCGAGGGTGTGTCGCTGCCGGCGGCGGCGCTGGCATGGGCCGCGTCGCGGGCAGGCGTCACGACGGTGATCCCCGGCGCTCGCAGCGTGGCGCAGGCGTCGGCGAATGCCGGCGCGGCAGCCCTGCTCGAGTCCGGATCGCCGCTGGATCTGGATGCGTTCGACACCGCCGTGCACGACGTGTACGACCGGATGCTGCGAGCCGAGATCCATCCGCGCTGGTGA
- a CDS encoding AMP-binding protein: MPAQGRIATAATQAVREARDYLFDHATDYDAAVDGFAWPHVDAFNFALEWFDVVAGENPDRAAVTIVEADLSSRSWSYGQLSARSDQVANWLASLGVHRGSHVIVMLGNTIELWEVMLGIGKLGAVSIPTSTLLSASDLAYRVEKGEVDAVVTLTSLADRLSQVPASLIRIGIGGDGDALAQGWVGWDESHSAAEDFEPDGPTPADDIGLLYFTSGTTSRPKLVAHTQVSYPVGHLSTMWWLGVRPGDVHLNISSPGWAKHAWSSFYSPFLAQATVFVFNYDRFDAGVLMQVMDAHRVSTLCAPPTVWRMLIQADLGQLRHPPRELVGAGEPLNPEVIHRVRTAWGSTIRDGYGQTEMTCCVGNSPGQVVKDGSMGRPTPGYPVVLVDPVTGERTESEGEVCLDLSQDVLGLMSGYYEDAAATAASREGGYHHTGDIASRDAQGYLTYVGRADDVFKASDYKVSPFELESILLEHDLVIEAAIVPSPDELRLAVPKAYICLTPAAAADPDAAARAIFSHARERLSAHLRIRIIEFVDDLPKTISGKIRRVDLRAREADRVASGDATGQHLDRDYR, encoded by the coding sequence ATGCCCGCACAAGGACGCATCGCCACGGCTGCCACTCAGGCCGTCCGGGAGGCGAGGGACTATCTGTTCGACCATGCCACCGACTATGACGCAGCCGTGGACGGCTTCGCCTGGCCGCACGTGGACGCGTTCAATTTCGCACTCGAATGGTTCGACGTCGTGGCCGGTGAGAATCCCGACCGTGCGGCCGTCACGATCGTCGAGGCCGATCTGTCGTCGCGGTCGTGGTCGTACGGGCAGTTGTCGGCGCGCAGCGACCAGGTCGCCAACTGGCTCGCGTCGCTGGGCGTGCATCGAGGTTCGCATGTGATCGTCATGCTGGGCAACACGATCGAGCTGTGGGAGGTCATGCTCGGCATCGGCAAGCTGGGTGCGGTCTCGATCCCGACCTCGACGCTGCTGTCGGCGTCCGATCTCGCGTACCGGGTCGAGAAGGGCGAGGTCGACGCGGTCGTCACGCTCACGTCGCTGGCCGACCGGCTGTCGCAGGTGCCGGCATCCCTCATTCGGATCGGCATCGGCGGCGACGGTGACGCGCTGGCGCAGGGGTGGGTCGGGTGGGATGAATCGCACTCCGCCGCGGAGGACTTCGAGCCCGACGGTCCGACGCCCGCCGACGACATCGGGCTGCTCTACTTCACGTCGGGCACGACCAGCCGCCCCAAGCTGGTGGCGCACACACAGGTGTCGTATCCGGTCGGGCACCTCTCGACGATGTGGTGGCTGGGCGTGCGGCCGGGGGATGTGCACCTGAACATCTCGTCGCCGGGATGGGCGAAGCACGCATGGAGCAGTTTCTATTCGCCGTTCCTCGCGCAGGCGACGGTGTTCGTGTTCAACTACGACCGGTTCGATGCCGGGGTGCTCATGCAGGTGATGGACGCGCACCGCGTCTCGACCCTGTGCGCGCCGCCGACGGTGTGGCGCATGCTGATCCAGGCCGATCTCGGGCAGCTACGGCATCCGCCGCGGGAGCTCGTGGGCGCGGGCGAGCCGCTGAACCCCGAGGTCATCCACCGGGTGCGCACCGCGTGGGGTTCGACCATCCGTGACGGATACGGTCAGACCGAGATGACCTGCTGCGTCGGCAATTCGCCGGGGCAGGTCGTCAAGGACGGCTCGATGGGGCGGCCCACGCCCGGCTACCCGGTGGTGCTCGTGGACCCGGTGACGGGGGAGCGCACCGAAAGCGAAGGCGAGGTGTGCCTGGATCTGTCGCAGGATGTGCTGGGGCTCATGTCCGGGTACTACGAGGATGCCGCAGCCACGGCCGCGTCGCGCGAGGGCGGGTATCACCACACCGGCGACATCGCTTCGCGGGACGCCCAGGGCTACTTGACCTATGTGGGGCGTGCCGACGACGTGTTCAAGGCGTCGGACTACAAGGTGTCGCCGTTCGAACTCGAGTCGATCCTGCTCGAGCACGATCTGGTGATCGAGGCGGCGATCGTGCCGAGCCCCGACGAACTGCGGCTCGCGGTGCCGAAGGCCTACATCTGCCTGACGCCGGCGGCGGCCGCTGATCCGGATGCCGCAGCCCGAGCGATCTTCTCGCATGCGCGGGAGCGACTGTCGGCGCATCTGCGGATTCGCATCATCGAGTTCGTGGACGATCTGCCCAAGACCATCTCGGGCAAGATCCGCCGTGTCGACCTGCGTGCGCGCGAAGCGGACCGGGTCGCGTCGGGTGACGCGACAGGTCAGCATCTCGATCGCGACTATCGCTGA